A genomic stretch from uncultured Pseudodesulfovibrio sp. includes:
- a CDS encoding methyltransferase: MLVTKPQNNFEPVHAMLMQSFSAKVVMSAVDLKLFDRLDRLPRSASELADEIGGMVERLEPLLNLMVAADLVVKSEEGYQNTSRASEFLVSSAPRYQGSCMRLTMRFNAMVEDRITELVCGGEVSHTKTDWGIDESIEGSAQDAMGGALSHVLEFTAALPGFSKFRLMGDIGGNHGLYTMGVLERNKDMSGVIFDLPSVVEKSQAQCDKYGFGDRVTTQGVDFRKDHLPAGEFDLILTSHVLYIFKQDLVGTLRRIAEGLKPGGWFVSHHYSGYGKPGYEMSKTSLELLTRLCGYSSHFIEQEELVGILESLGFDNIRCQPVFENGLGLMVAAQKGA; encoded by the coding sequence ATGCTTGTGACGAAACCTCAGAACAATTTTGAGCCGGTACATGCCATGTTGATGCAGTCTTTTTCTGCCAAAGTCGTCATGAGTGCCGTAGATTTGAAACTTTTTGATAGGCTTGATAGGCTTCCACGTTCGGCGTCCGAGCTTGCTGATGAGATAGGGGGGATGGTCGAAAGGCTGGAGCCGCTGCTGAATCTTATGGTCGCAGCTGATCTGGTGGTGAAAAGTGAGGAGGGGTATCAAAACACTTCGCGAGCATCTGAATTTTTGGTCAGCAGCGCGCCGCGGTATCAAGGAAGTTGCATGCGGTTGACTATGCGCTTCAATGCGATGGTGGAGGACAGAATAACAGAACTTGTCTGTGGCGGAGAGGTTTCCCATACCAAGACGGATTGGGGGATCGACGAAAGCATTGAAGGCTCGGCGCAGGATGCCATGGGTGGGGCCTTGTCACATGTGCTTGAATTTACAGCTGCTTTGCCCGGCTTTTCCAAGTTCAGGCTCATGGGTGATATCGGAGGTAATCATGGCCTGTATACCATGGGTGTATTGGAGCGAAACAAAGACATGAGCGGAGTGATTTTCGATTTGCCTTCCGTTGTAGAAAAATCACAGGCTCAGTGCGATAAATACGGATTCGGTGATCGTGTAACCACACAGGGGGTGGACTTCAGGAAAGATCATTTGCCTGCCGGAGAGTTTGACCTGATTCTCACTTCTCATGTGTTGTATATATTCAAGCAGGATCTTGTGGGGACGCTGCGAAGAATTGCCGAAGGCTTGAAGCCAGGAGGCTGGTTCGTGTCCCATCATTATTCAGGGTATGGAAAGCCCGGTTATGAAATGTCAAAGACTTCATTGGAATTGCTAACGCGTTTGTGCGGCTATTCTTCCCATTTTATTGAGCAGGAAGAATTGGTCGGGATTTTGGAAAGTCTTGGGTTTGATAATATCCGTTGTCAGCCGGTTTTCGAGAATGGCCTTGGATTGATGGTCGCCGCGCAAAAAGGGGCATGA
- a CDS encoding extracellular solute-binding protein, with translation MKKIIVFALLAMFAFAGTAHAETLKLLTWKGYAPQKVIDAFEKETGIKVEVTFSNNEEMIAKLRATRGAGFDLAQPSQDRISSVQEKFKLYQPLDYSKIDAALFIPSMLDAVKKNTLVGGKSHAVPFCWGTSGLIVNNDKASEATSFKALIDPKYKGRVSYRLKRPTLIAMGFALGYDPFSLYGDVEAYTAMLDKIAETMIEAKPIVKNYWANGDSLLESMRSEEVFVAMAWDAGGWKLHGDNKAIDFRAPSEGALGWIDTFTIPAKAKNVEAAYKWINFIMKPENAGYFSSQEKYATASKGALEFTDKAVADNFARSFPQATIDNIKWYPPVPAKLESIEGKILDKIKAAN, from the coding sequence GTGAAGAAGATTATCGTGTTCGCTCTTCTGGCAATGTTTGCCTTTGCCGGGACAGCCCATGCGGAAACGCTGAAATTGTTGACGTGGAAAGGGTATGCCCCGCAAAAGGTGATCGATGCTTTTGAGAAAGAAACAGGAATCAAGGTTGAAGTCACTTTTTCCAACAATGAAGAGATGATTGCCAAGTTGCGCGCCACTCGTGGGGCTGGTTTTGACCTGGCACAGCCTTCTCAGGACCGTATTTCTTCCGTGCAGGAAAAATTCAAGCTGTACCAACCGCTTGATTATTCCAAGATTGACGCAGCTCTGTTCATCCCGTCCATGCTGGACGCGGTCAAGAAAAACACGCTGGTTGGCGGCAAGTCTCATGCTGTCCCGTTCTGTTGGGGAACTTCCGGCCTGATTGTCAACAATGACAAGGCTTCTGAAGCCACCTCCTTCAAAGCCCTGATTGATCCCAAGTACAAAGGTCGCGTGAGCTACCGTTTGAAGAGGCCTACTCTGATCGCCATGGGTTTTGCACTCGGGTACGATCCGTTCTCCCTGTACGGTGACGTTGAAGCCTACACGGCTATGCTCGACAAGATCGCTGAGACAATGATCGAAGCCAAGCCCATCGTGAAGAATTACTGGGCCAACGGCGACTCCCTGCTCGAATCCATGCGCTCTGAAGAAGTCTTCGTTGCCATGGCATGGGATGCAGGTGGATGGAAACTGCATGGCGATAACAAGGCCATTGATTTCAGGGCTCCCTCCGAGGGCGCATTGGGCTGGATTGACACATTCACCATTCCTGCCAAAGCCAAAAATGTTGAAGCTGCCTATAAATGGATCAACTTCATCATGAAGCCCGAAAATGCTGGATATTTTTCTTCTCAGGAAAAATACGCCACTGCTTCCAAGGGCGCACTGGAATTCACCGACAAGGCTGTTGCTGATAACTTTGCCCGCTCCTTCCCGCAAGCAACCATTGATAATATCAAGTGGTATCCGCCTGTTCCGGCCAAGCTGGAAAGCATCGAAGGCAAGATTCTGGACAAGATCAAGGCTGCAAACTAG
- a CDS encoding MarR family winged helix-turn-helix transcriptional regulator: MRTFEEMMPVLTQFSRAMTKYSLIDRKSFDFGVGMQLYPAEIHMVTTVDMHDAAGVTELAEELGTTKGAVSQLVGKLVKKGLLVKEPDPEHGARVIIRTTELGKKASDNHVNFHRNHDRDFLEFMSQLDDDAYETIRQFGEQMNMWMDNYLK, encoded by the coding sequence ATGAGAACTTTCGAAGAAATGATGCCAGTGCTCACGCAATTCAGTCGAGCCATGACGAAGTATTCGCTTATTGACAGAAAATCCTTTGATTTTGGTGTGGGAATGCAGTTGTACCCCGCGGAGATCCATATGGTCACCACGGTGGATATGCATGATGCCGCAGGAGTGACGGAGTTGGCTGAGGAACTCGGTACCACAAAGGGGGCTGTGTCTCAGTTGGTTGGTAAGCTTGTGAAGAAAGGGCTGCTTGTGAAGGAACCAGACCCCGAGCATGGAGCGCGTGTCATTATCAGAACCACGGAACTCGGGAAGAAAGCCAGTGATAATCATGTGAACTTTCATCGAAATCACGACAGGGATTTTCTGGAGTTTATGAGTCAGCTTGACGATGATGCATATGAGACTATTCGTCAGTTTGGCGAGCAGATGAATATGTGGATGGATAACTATTTGAAATAA